TCACTGAGTTTTACCTTCTGGCTGCCATGTCCTATGACCGCTACATTGCCATCTGCAAACCCCTGCATTACATGACCATCATGAATCACAGAGTCTGCACACTGCTTGTCTTCTCTTCCTGGCTAGTTTCATTCTTAATCATATTCCCTGCACTCATGTTGCTCTTAAACCTTGATTACTGTACGTCTAATATTATTGACCATTTTACCTGtgattattttcctttgcttcaaCTGTCTTGTTCAGACACAAACTTCCTCGAAATGATGGGATTTTCCTGTGCTGTGTTTACTCTAATGTTCACTTTAGCATTAATAATTCTGTCCTATACATACATCATCAGAACAATTTTAAGAATTCCTTCTACTAGTCAGAGGACAAAGGCCTTTTCCACATGTTCTTCCCACATGATTGTCATCTCCATCTCTTATGGCAGCtgcatttttatgtatattaaacCCTCAGCACGGGATAGGGTGTCTTTGAGCAAGGGAGTGGCTGTGCTAAACACCTCAGTagcccccatgctgaaccccttcatTTACAGCCTACGGAATCAGCAAGTCAAGCAAGCCTTCCTGGATATGGCAAGAAAGACTATTTTTCAGAAGGAGACTAAATGATGTACTATAATAAATTAGAGATGTTTTGCAGGGCAACTTTTAAGAGATATATAATCAAGAATTCTAATAACTTATTCAAATCACAATGGCTTCCCTGTCAGccttgtttattctttttattcctaGGAGTTTAAAATcatgtttgtttatatatttctcaTTCAATTTAAACAGCTTTTCTTATGTCTTTCTGACTCCCATTCTTCTGAACATTTTGTTAGTTTCAacttcttaaattaaaaattgtttaatataAATTCCTGTTTTGAGTTTGGATGTGATATTTAGTTTACTCAGCACAGGAAATATAATCTTATGAATTTCATTTACAGTATATTTGACAGAAACTCTTTTTaccattttatagtttttaaaaatgtgtctattatttatttgttgactGCACTGAATCTTCATTGTTGCTCATAGGCTTTCTCTTGTTGAGGCAAGATGGAGCTACTCTGTAgcagtgcatgggtttctttttgcagtagcttctcttgttgtggagcaagggctctaggcatgcagacTTCCTTACTTGCGGTTCATGGCATCAGTGGTTGCAGCtggtgggctctagagtgctggctcagtagttgtggccgaGGGACCTAACTGTTCcatggtatatgggatcttcctgtcccagggattgtaCTTGTGTCTCCtgactggcagatggattcttagccactagagcttcagggaagtcccttcactaTTTATCTgggtaaatgtttttaaatgctgTATAGTTTAttgaaaaatgtgaatattttcatttataaacagAGAGATTATTTATGGCACACTTTAATAAGGTATGTCCTAATAATTTCTTctccacccttacggcagaaagtgaagaagaactagagagcctcttgatgaaagtgaaagaggagagtaaaaaaagttggcttaaaactcaacattcagaaaaaaaagatcatggtatctggtcctatcacttcatggcaaatagatggggaaacagtgactgactttattttttggggctccaaaatcactgtagatggtgactgcagccatgaaattaaaagacacttgctccttggaagaaaagttgtgaccaacctagacagcgtattaaaaagcagagacattgctttgccaacaaaggtatgtctagtcaaggctaaggttttcccagtggtcatgtatggaggtaagagttggactataaagaaagctaaacaccaaagaattaaagcttttgaactgtggtgttggagaagactcttgagagtcccttggacggcaagaagatccaaccagtccatcctgaaggagatcagtcctgggtgttcattggaaggactgatgctgaagctgaaacttcaatactttgtacctgatgcgaagagctgactcatttgaaaagaccctaatgctgggaaagattgaaggcaagaggagaaggggatgacagaggatgagatggttggatggcatcaccaactcaatggacatgggtttgggtaaactccaggagttggtgatggacagggaggcctggcgtgctgcagtccatggggttgcaaagagtcagacacaactgagcaattgaactgaactgcataATTTCTTCATTAATTCAAAACATAGACTTTTAACAATATgtaattttgtaaatataatgATAGAAATATCACTATTTATTTCCAAATCCCATAGTAACTCAACAGACGTCAgtaaacacatacatatgtagTAGAATATGGTGAAGAAATAGCCATTTTAGATATGTAGGATTAAGTTCACTTTCTCCAGTTCCACAGAAAGTAAGCTCCATTTTCTGATCTGGCTGAAATATATACACAGCTCCTTCTGAAGTTCAGGACTAGTTTGAGACAGGGTATATATCTAAATTATTTAatccctaaaatatttatttgtttatttataccttaaattattttatgacAAAATCACTTAAGTTTTGTGGAAACTAAAATCTTgataacaaaacaaaatctcCCCTTTTTATAGAAAATTAGGATTTCATGTGCTAGAATACTTTTCCACTTATTAAGGCCTTAATAGGTGCCTAAAATATTTGGAAaggtgggtgtatgtgtgtaggTGAAGTGATTACAGATACCAAGAAACCCTCATTTATATAAACCGCATTTTAGTAATAGAAAATACAAACCTAATTAGTGGTACAACTTTCTTAATAATCATTAAGAGAAATACACACTTGAGAGATATACCACAggttttctttatgaaaaataaaaagggagagGTGAGGATGGGAGTGATGGAAAATTGAAGGGGATTCAAATGTTAAAGGGAAGTTGATAGTGGgttctccatttctttctatCCTCTCTCAAACACCATTTGTATATTACATAAGGTGAATATCTGACAGACTTAAGGTTTCTACAACCTCTAAGCACATATTTCCCCATCAGTGAGTCAAGTGTAAGTTCAGGTAATCCAGGTCTACATAACTTactatagaaatgaaaatgaatttgtaAAGCATATAACATAATTAGCTATCAATAAATTACAATAATGATTATTAACATTATCCTGCATATCTAACCATTACAGATATATACAGATTATACTTTTGAGGTGATAAGAACTCTTAATATGAGATTCATCCACTTAATCATTTTAAACACAATACAGTGTTAACTATCACAAATTTTATGTCAATTGATTAGCAATATCCACATTTCCCTCTCCCTCTACCGCCTGGCAAGCACCATTCCACTATCTGAATCTATGAGTTTGAGAATTTGAGGTTTATCACCTGGGTGAATTCATGtggtttttaacattttatgactGGCTTATTATACTTAGCATAAGACCCTCACGCTTCATCCATTCTGTTCTATATATTGG
This genomic stretch from Cervus elaphus chromosome 22, mCerEla1.1, whole genome shotgun sequence harbors:
- the LOC122680404 gene encoding olfactory receptor 6C1, coding for MRNHTERIEFILLGLSDDPQVQVVIFVFLLITYTLSITGNLTIITLTLLDAHLQTPMYFFLRNFSILEVSFTTVSIPKFLATIITGDKTISFNDCIAQLFFFILLGVTEFYLLAAMSYDRYIAICKPLHYMTIMNHRVCTLLVFSSWLVSFLIIFPALMLLLNLDYCTSNIIDHFTCDYFPLLQLSCSDTNFLEMMGFSCAVFTLMFTLALIILSYTYIIRTILRIPSTSQRTKAFSTCSSHMIVISISYGSCIFMYIKPSARDRVSLSKGVAVLNTSVAPMLNPFIYSLRNQQVKQAFLDMARKTIFQKETK